Proteins co-encoded in one Quercus robur chromosome 8, dhQueRobu3.1, whole genome shotgun sequence genomic window:
- the LOC126696153 gene encoding flocculation protein FLO11-like, producing MTSFEQELLGRRGFSLIPPDGLAYARKQGRSAILEWDEEGGGWYWHASDYPPSWEKKVKITNLSTPGKKGLAKPKSSTKGGEVVPLKSDLPPISRIALKGSPPSSARTRSSARPTASKPKSTAPRPSIGAPPSSRTRCSKRKTSPHPTPTTERRGVSVEAPIPSLKPVPMKGTHTEGVSEDTPISAETPIPQKGAIPPATQTEVASPSTPLVISTSNPFATLSQAVKDGSSLVVTPSSILSSANRGLDADLSSEGSEDVFEDPDDEPIIKKRIFESDEGESADSKTEFMETFKEPKVAADTWMPIATSLATSTTPVSAILAALASAILVSTTTTTPISATLIVPASAIPVSATVIAPVFAILTAPILMSPGPLPTVSSQFEVGSSSATISNPVSEAAAFFAQFDQPEVNDLDPADF from the exons ATGACTTCTTTTGAGCAAGAATTGCTAGGTCGCCGTGGCTTTTCCCTTATTCCACCCGATGGACTCG CCTATGCCAGGAAGCAAGGTCGGTCCGCCATCCTTGAGTGGGATGAGGAGGGTGGAGGGTGGTATTGGCATGCTAGTGATTACCCTCCAAGTTGGGAGAAAAAGGTAAAGATTACAAACCTTTCTACACCGGGTAAGAAGGGTCTTGCCAAACCCAAATCCTCCACAAAGGGTGGTGAGGTGGTGCCTCTTAAGAGTGACCTTCCTCCCATAAGCCGTATAGCTTTAAAGGGTTCTCCTCCTTCTTCAGCCCGCACCCGTTCTAGTGCACGCCCTACTGCCAGCAAGCCTAAGTCTACTGCTCCACGGCCATCCATAGGTGCTCCTCCTTCCAGCAGGACACGGTGCAGCAAGAGAAAGACATCCCCTCATCCTACGCCCACCACTGAGCGGAGA GGAGTTTCTGTCGAGGCTCCCATCCCCTCCCTTAAGCCAGTACCCATGAAGGGTACTCATACCGAGGGGGTTAGTGAGGACACTCCTATTTCTGCTGAGACACCTATTCCCCAAAAGGGGGCCATTCCTCCTGCTACCCAGACTGAAGTTGCTTCACCTTCCACACCTCTTGTCATCTCCACCAGCAACCCCTTCGCAACTCTATCTCAGGCTGTGAAAGATGGTTCTTCTTTGGTGGTTACCCCTTCTTCCATCCTTAGTTCCGCCAATCGTGGGCTTGATGCGGACTTGTCCTCCGAGGGATCTGAGGACGTTTTTGAGGATCCTGACGATGAGCCCATCATAAAAAAGAGGATTTTTGAGTCTGATGAGGGGGAGAGTGCTGATTCTAAGACTGAATTCATGG AGACCTTTAAAGAGCCAAAAGTTGCAGCAGATACATGGATGCCTATAGCTACTTCTCTTGCCACATCTACGACACCTGTTTCTGCCATTCTCGCAGCGCTAGCATCTGCCATTCTAGTTTCTACCACTACTACTACGCCCATTTCTGCTACTCTCATAGTGCCAGCATCCGCCATTCCAGTTTCTGCCACTGTTATAGCACCAGTTTTTGCCATTCTTACAGCCCCCATTCTCATGAGTCCTG GTCCATTGCCTACTGTCTCTTCTCAGTTTGAGGTGGGCAGCAGTTCTGCCACGATTTCTAACCCTGTGAGTGAGGCAGCAGCCTTCTTTGCACAGTTTGATCAACCTGAGGTTAATGACCTCGATCCTGCAGACTTCTAG
- the LOC126695218 gene encoding cytochrome b561 and DOMON domain-containing protein At4g17280-like, whose product MSKALTTLLFSCILFSLSVSSYAQTCKSYTFSSNTVYASCQDLPVLNAFLHYNYSSTANTLDLAYRVTGATATNWISWAINPNGQQMAGSQALVAFQNSSGAMRVFTSSVASTSIATLSESALSFGVSNLNGSFVNGEMTIFATLTLSSGMTTVNQVWQVGPVSGDNPQSHDTSSNAANMRSVGTLNLLNGTTASGGGTS is encoded by the coding sequence ATGAGTAAAGCTTTGACaactttgttgttttcttgtattctgttctctctctctgtttcatCCTATGCTCAGACCTGTAAGTCCTACACTTTTTCCTCTAACACGGTATATGCCTCATGCCAAGACCTTCCTGTACTGAATGCATTCCTTCACTATAACTATAGCAGTACAGCCAACACACTTGATCTTGCATATAGAGTCACTGGAGCCACAGCTACAAATTGGATTTCTTGGGCTATCAACCCTAATGGACAACAAATGGCAGGGTCACAAGCCCTTGTGGCCTTTCAAAACTCTTCTGGAGCCATGCGGGTATTTACATCCTCAGTAGCAAGTACTAGTATTGCTACGCTCTCAGAGAGTGCTTTGAGCTTTGGGGTGTCTAATCTCAATGGATCATTTGTGAACGGTGAAATGACCATATTTGCTACTTTGACACTTAGTAGTGGCATGACAACTGTGAACCAAGTCTGGCAAGTTGGTCCAGTCAGTGGAGATAATCCTCAATCGCATGATACCAGTTCCAATGCAGCTAACATGCGATCAGTGGGCACTTTGAATCTTCTTAATGGAACAACAGCTTCAGGAGGAGGAACCAGTTAA